AATTTTTCTGTGACATTGTTCTCACAAGCCACCATTGGAATTCCAATAACATAAAAAACACCAATTTTGGCATACCAAGAGGGCATTACGATGGAATGGGATATGGAACAGACGGTGATGGAACTGCTGATCAACGCGGGCGAGGCGCGATCTTGCGCCATGATGGCGATTCAGGCCGCCCGCGCGCAGGACTGGGTGGCGGCAGATGCGCAACTTCTGGCCTCGCAGGCGGCGGCCAAAGCGGCCCACCAGCTCCAGACGCGGCTGATCGGGCTGGACGAAGGCGAAGGCAAAGTGCCGGTTAATCTGATCATGGTACACGCGCAGGATCACCTGATGACCGCCATGCTATGCCGGGATCTGGCTGACGAAATGGTACAACTGCGCAAAGAACTGTTTGGTCGTCCCCACGCCTGATGGTTGCGGGCGCACAACATGCCGCACTTCACCTACTGACGTCGTTCCAGTGTGCTAGTATGTGGCCAACACACGCAACCATGCTGTCAGCAACGTCGGTAATATTCGGCAATACAGGGAAGAAAAACGATGATAACGATGCTGGATGTGGCTAAACACGCCGGTGTATCCAAAGCCACGGTATCACGGGTACTCAACGGTACAGGTCAGGTGAAGCAAAGCACGCGCGACGCCGTGTTCAACGCCATGGAAGAGCTGGGCTATCGCCCCAACTTTCTGGCGCGTTCGCTGGCGCAGCGCAGTTCCAGCAGCCTTGGGTTAGTGGTCTCCAATTTCGACGGCCCTTATTTTGGCCGCCTGTTGCGCCGCGCCGCAGAACGCACCGAAACCAGCGGTAAACACCTGATCGTCACCGACGGCCACGATACGCCGGAAGACGAGCAACAGGCGGTGCAATTACTGGCCGACAGGCGCTGTGATGCGATTGTGCTGTATACCCGTCACATGTCCGATACCGCGCTGATGGCGCTGCTGGAGCACGCCAGTGTTCCGATAGTGGTTATCAACCGACATTTACCGCTGGCCCCGGAGCGCTGCGTCTGGTTCGAGCAACAGCAGGCCGTGTTCCAGTTGGTGGATTATCTGGTGCAGCAAGGGCACCGGGAAATTGCCTGCGTGACCGGCCCTATCAATACCCCAACGGCCCGTGCCCGGCTGGCGGGTTATCGTCAGGCGCTGGCTCACCACCGCATCGCCTATGAGCCGTTGCGGGTCATCCATGGCGATAATCTGGTGCCAGGCGGTTATCAGGCGGTAAGGGAACTGCTGGCACACGACGTTGGGTTTAGCGCGTTGTTTTGCAGCAATGACGATATGTGCATCGGTGCGATGAAAGCATTATCAGAGGCAGGCAAACGTTTGCCACACGAAGTGTCGCTGTTCGGCTTTGATGATATTCCCAGCGCCGCCTACCTTAGCCCGGCGTTGTCAACCGTACATTTGCCGATTGAAGAGATGATCAGCGCCGCGATATCGCAGGCGCTGAAATTATCACAAGGGGAAACCGTCAGCGCGATAGCCCCCTTTACCGGCACATTAAGACTGCGTGAATCGGTGAGCAAAGGGCCTTATGCCCGCTAAGTCGCCGCGTAACGCTATGCTAACGTACGGCATGTCAACGTTCAGCATGCCAACGTACCGGCATCGCGCTTAGACGCGCTCCAGCGCCAGCAACTCGTCCAGCGTCTGGCGGCGGCGAATCAACCTAGGCTGGCCTTGCTCAAACAGCACTTCGGCAATCAGCGGGCGGCTGTTGTAGTTCGATGACATCGATGCACCGTAAGCACCGGTATCATGAAACACTAAATAGTCGCCGACCTGTGCAGGTGGCAGCGCGATCGTTTCCACACCACCACCGGCCTGCTGGGTAAACACATCACCGGATTCACACAGTGGCCCGGCCACCACCGTTTCTCGCGCGGCAACGCCCGCCAAATCGCGCCCGTCACCGGCCAGCAGCGTAATGTGGTGATAACTGCCGTACATTGCCGGGCGCATCAGATCGTTAAAACCGGCATCCACCAGTACGAAATGGCGGCTGCCCATGTCTTTTACCGCCCGCACCTGCGCTATCATCACCCCGGATTCAGCCACCAAAAAACGCCCCGGTTCGATTTCTAATGTCACCGGATGCCCCAGATGTGCGGCAATCTGCTCGCGCGCGCGGTTCCACAGGCCATAATAGTGTTGAGTATCAATACTCTCGCCGCCATGACGATACGGAATCGACAACCCGCCGCCCGCAGAAATCGCGTCCAGATCCTGCCCCAGCGCCACCACCTGCTGCACCATCGCCTCACACACCTGCTCAAGATGCCCGTAATCGACGCCGGAGCCAATGTGCATATGAAGGCCGACTAATTTCAGATGATATTGCTGCACAGCGGCCAGCGCTTGCGGCAAATGCTCATGCCAGATGCCATGCTTGCTGTTTTCACCACCGGTATTGGTTTTCTGGCTGTGGCCATGGCCAAAACCGGGGTTAATACGCAGCCATACCGGATGACCCGGCGCGCGCGTGCCCAATTGATGCAGCATGTCGATGGAACCGGCATTCACCGGAATAGCCAGCTCATGCACCCGTTGCAGCGTGGCGTCATCCAGCACATCAGCGGTAAACACTATCTCGTGTGCGTCCGTACCGGGCTCAAAACCGGCGGCCAGCGCCCGTTCAATTTCGCCAAGCGACACCGAATCCACCTTCACGCCGTGCTGGCGCATCAGGCGCAGAATATGAATATTCGAACAGGCTTTCTGGGCAAAACGGACCGTGTCGAACTGGCGCAACTGGCCGATGCGCTCAACGATAGTAGCCGCATCATAGGCCCACAGCGGGCAACCAAACTGGGCAGGCAGCGCGCGCAGGCTCTCGGCATTCAGCGCATGAGACAGGTTATTCAAATCGTGTGGCATGGAGATATTACCGAAACGTTATCAGATAGAACGGATTGTGCTGGCCCACAGGCTATAATTCCAATATCCTTTTTCGCGCACTCTATTCATTATTGATATGGATAACCAGAACCAAAGAGGAACGGATGGCCAATATTTCCCTGCGCCACATCGAGATTTTTCACGCGGTGATGACCACCGGCAACCTGACGGAAGCAGCGGCGCTGCTCAACACCTCGCAGCCCACCGTGAGCCGCGAACTGGCGCGCTTCGAGCATCTGGTGCAGATGCCGCTGTTCGAGCGCATTCGCGGGCGGCTGCACCCCACCGCGCAAGGGTTACAGCTGTTTGAGGAAGTGCAGCACTCTTATTACGGGCTGGAGCGCATCATCAACGCCGCACAGGATATCCGCCAGTTCAGGCAGGCCCCGCTCTCGGTAGCTTGCCTGCCGGTGTTCTCCCAGTCGTTATTGCCCGAGGTGTGCCAGCCACTGCTGGCACGCTACCCCGAACTCAACCTGCACGTCATCCCACAGGAATCACCGCTGCTGGAAGAGTGGTTGTCGGCACAGCGCCACGATCTGGGGCTAACGGAAAATCTGAATACGCCCGCAGGCACCGGGCGGCAAACGCTGATGGAATTAAACGAAGTCTGCGTGCTGCCCATCGGCCACCCGCTGGCAGGCAAAACGGTGCTGACACCGGAGGATTTCCGCGACCAGCCCTTCGTCAGCCTATCCATGACCGACAGTTACCGGCAATTGCTCGACCAGCAGTTTGAACAGGCGAATGTCACGCGGCGGCTGGTGCTCGATACCCATAGCGCCGCCTCGGTGTGCGCGATGGTGCGCGCCGGGGTAGGATTATCGATAGTCAATCCGCTAACGGCGGTGGATTACGCCAGCAGCGGTGCGGTGGTGATGCGGCGATTCAGCATCGATGTGCCCTTTACCGTCAGCCTGATTCGTCCGTTACACCGCCCGGCCTCGGCGCTGGTGGCGCAATTCACCGAACAGTTACTCATCTTCGCCGAACATTTTCCCGCACGGTTACAGCGCTGGCTGACGGCCTCGCCCGTCTAAAAAACCGCCCCGTTTAAGCCACCTCACGCAGTGCGTCAGGATCAATCTGCACACCAACCCGGCTGCCAACGGCGAATAAGTCAGCCACCGAGCGGTTAAGCACGTCCACTGACAATTCTATCTCGCTGATGCGCACCCGATAGCGCACCACATTGCCGAGCAGACTATGGCCGATAATTTCTCCGGCCAGCCCCTGCGCTGGCGCACACAACTGCATGGACTCCGGGCGCAGCGCTACCTGGCCGGAAAAACGCCCACCGGTCAGGCGCATCGCCTCGTCGGCGCTCAGCAGGTTATAACTGCCGATAAATCCGGCGGCGAACAGGTTCGCCGGTTGGGTATAGAGTGATTCCGCATCGCCATTTTGCACAATTTCACCTTTATTCATCAGCACGATGCGATCAGAAAGCGTCAGCGCTTCTTCCTGGTCGTGGGTGACGAAAATGGTCGTCAGATTCAGCTCTTGCTGAATGCGGCGAATCTGCTCGCGCAGATGGCGGCGAATACGCGCATCCAGCGCGGAGAGCGGCTCATCGAGCAGCAGCAGGCGCGGGCGCGTGACCAGCGATCGCGCCAGCGCCACACGCTGACACTGCCCGCCAGATAACTGATGCGGGTAACGGCGGGCATAATCGCTCAACTCCACCAAAACCAGCACCTCTTCGATGCGAGCGCGGATCTCGCGCGCAGGCAACTTTTGCATTTTCAGGCCAAACGCCACATTGCCTTCTACGGTCATATTGGGAAACAGCGCATAGTTCTGAAACACCATACCGATATCACGCTGTTGCGGTGACAGCGGCACAATGTCACGCCCTTGCAGTAGGATGTTGCCGCTATCGACCGACGTTAACCCGGCCAGGCAGCGCAGCAGCGTCGATTTACCGCAGCCACTCGGCCCTAACAGCGTGACGAACTCACCTTCATCCGCCGAAAAGTGGATATCCTGAAACACCCGGGTCGGCCCATAGTGTTTATTCAGGTTAATGACATCAAGGTAGGCCATATTCAGCGAATCCCTTTTTATTGAGTGCGGTTGAGCGCGTTCGCCAGCCAAGTCACCAGCAGCACCACCAGAAAATAGGAGATAACCAGCGCGCTGGTGAAATGCCCGCTGTCATTGCGTTTGTTATAGAGATAGACCTGCAAGGTTTCGTAGTTGGTGCCCGCCAGCAGGTTGGCAAACACAAACTCGCCAATCAAAAACGAAAACGACAGCAGCACGGCAACCATCACGCCTTTGCGCAGGTTCGGTAACACCACCCACAGCGCCGCTTGCCAGGTGCTCGCGCCCAGCAACTGCGCGGCATCCAACAACTCTTGCAGGTTGATGGCCTGCATGTTGTTGGCAATGGCGCGGTAGATAAACGGCAGCGCAATGGTGAAATAACAGCCGATCAGGATCCACGGTGTGCCGGTCAGCGCCAGCGGTGGCGCGGAATAGAGTTGCAGTAAGCCCACCGACGACACCACGGGCGGAACCGCGAACGGCAGCAAAATCAACACGTTCATCACCCCGTCGAGTTTCGGAAACGCCCAGGCAATCACAAACATCGCCGGTAGCACCAGCAGCAGCGAGAACACCAGTGCCCCCAGGCAAATCAGCAGTGAATGGCCTAACGCCAGCAAAAAGCGGCTGTCGCGCCACAGTTCCGTAAACCATCTCAGGGTCAGCCCCTGCGGCAAAACGGTGGCTCCCCATTCGCTCGCCAGGGCATAGCCCAGCGTTGCCAGTAAAGGCAGCAGCAAAATGAGTAACACCAGCCACACCACCAACAGGTGGTAACGGCGTTCAGCACGGGTCATAACAGCCTCCGGTAAGCATTAGCGAGCCACACTCAGGTAACTGCGTCGCAACAGCCACTGATGGACGGCCGTTATCAGCGCCATCAGCAGAACCAGCAGCATCGACAACGCGCTGCCAAGGTTCGGCTCAAGCGAAATATCCCCAGACACCAGCGCCGCGATGCGTACCGGCACCACGTTAAAATTACCGGTGGTCAGCGCATAAATCGTGGCATACGCCCCCAGTGCATTGGCCAGCAGAATCACGAAGGTGCCTAATAACGCCGGTGAGAGCACCGGAATACCGATATGCCACCAGTAGCGCCAGCGGCTGGCTCCCAGCAGAGCGGCAGACTCCTGCCACTCGCTGCGCAACCCGTCAAAGGCCGGGTAGAGCAGCAACACGCCAAGCGGGATTTGAAAATAGGTATAAATCAGGATCAGGCCATCACGCGAGTAGAGGTTAAACCCATCAATCAGCCCGTTCTGGCGCAGTAGCAGGGTCATAAAACCGTTTAATCCCAGCATGATAACGAAGGCAAATGCCAGCGGCACACCGGCGAAATTGCTGGTCATGTTGGCAAACGACATCACAAAACGCCGCAGCCGCCCTTCACCCAGTTGTTGCAACGAATAACCGCCAGCCAGCGCGATAATCAGCCCGTACAGGCTTGACCAGAATGAAATATCCAGTGAAAAGCGCATCGCCTGCAAATAAAACGGCGAGGTCAGTAAATCCTGATAGTTCGCCAGCCCCCAGGCACTCTGCGTCTCACTGTAAAAGCTGTTGATAGCCATCCACACCAGCGGGGCTATCTGAAAAGCGATAAATACCGCTAAAAATGGCAGCAAAACCAGCGCCGCCAGCCATCGTGTCTTCACACTCGCGCCTCCCTATCCCGTTTCACCAGCAGGTCGCGGCTCACCGGCTTGTCGTGCGCCACACCGAGCAACTGGCACACCGTGCCGCACAGTTCGGTTTGCTGCACGGCAGCATCCGGGCGCAAGGAGAACGCCGAGCCGAACACATATAGCGGCACCTGGCGCTCGTGTGGCAGAATTCCACCGTGACTGCGGTCATCATTCATGCCGTGATCGGACGTCACCAGCACCTGATAGCCCTCCTCCAGCCAGCGCGGCATCCAGTGCGAGAGATAGCCATCGGCCATGCGCGCCTTGTTGCGGTACTGCGGGGTGGACAAGCCGTGGCGGTGCCCGGCGTCATCAATGTTCATGGGGTGGATAAGCAAAAAGTCCGGCTGATAACGCAGGCGCAGGCTTTCAGCATCCTCAAACAGGTGGGAGTCAGGGTAGCTGTCATCATGGTAGAAATGGCCATACTGGATAGGTAACGACGGTTCAACGCTATGACGATCGCGCGCAGCATTAAACGGCGTGCGGTTATACAACTCGCTCACCCAGTGATAGGCTGCGGCGGCGGTGGTTAATCCGGCGTCGCGCGCATAATGAAAAATGCTGCGCTCGCGGCTTAACCGGTCAACGCCGTTGTGGATAATACCGCTTTGTACGGGCACCACACCGGTCAGGATGCACTCGTAGAGTGGGCGCGACAGCGACGGCAGCTCGCACTCCAGCTGATACAGACACCCGCGCCCGGCGGCGCACTCCGCCTGCAAATAGCCCATCGCCTCTTGCCCAACCTGAAAACTCAGGCCATCGAGGATAACCAGAATCGTTTTCATCCCCTGCTCCCGCCTTGTTTACTGCTTCATATTGATAATGACGCTTTCCTGCCACAGGCGCGGCAGGGCTTTCACGCTCTTATCCCAGGCCTCGGCATCAGCAATCGGACGGGCATTTTTATACTGCGCTTGTGCCAGCAGTTTGCTTTTTACATCCTCAGGCAGCGTGATGTGCTCGGCGCGAATCGGGCGGGCATAACCGCGTGCCAGATTAATTTGCCCGGCATCTGAGAAAATGTACTCACGCGCCAGTTTGGCGGCGTTCGGGTGTTTGGCGTATTTGTTGATGATGGTGGTGTAACCGGAAATGACCGATCCGTCAGACGGGATAAGCACCTCGAAACGATCTTTATTGATCTTGTCGCGGTAGTTCAGGCCGTTGAAATCCCACACCACGCCCACCTGCACTTCGCCTTTCTCGATATTGGCAATCGCCGGGTTAGTCAGGCCAAGGCGGCCTTCTTTGGCCAGTTTGGCAAAGAAATCCAGCGCCGGTTTCAGGTTCTTTTCACTGCCGCCCAACGCGAAGCTGGCCGCCAGCACACCGCTTGAGGCTTGCGAAGCGGTGCCCACATCACCAATGGTGACAACATATTTGCCGTTTTGCAGATCCGCCCAGCTGTGCGGAATCTCTTTTACCTGCTGTTTATCCACAATAAATGCGATGGTGCCGGTGTAGGCCATCGCCCAGTGTCCCTCTTTGTCTTTCGCCCATTCCGGCACTTGCTCCCAGGTGCCCGGCTTGTAGGGCTGGCTCACACCCTTTTGCACCGCCACCGGGCCAAAGGCCACGCCCACGTCGCCGATGTCGGCACTGGCGTTGTCTTTTTCTGCGGCAAATTTGGCAATTTCCTGTGCCGAAGACATGTCCGTGTCGCTGTGTTTCAGGCCATATTTGGCGCTGAGATCATTCCAGGTATCTTTCCAGTTGGCCCAGCTGTCCGGCATACCGACGCTGTTAACTTCGCCTTCGGCGCGCGCGGCTTTCTCAAGGGCAGCCAGGTCTTGTGCCAGCGACATACCGGAAAACAAGGCACTGCTGATTAACACAGAAGACAAC
This sequence is a window from Dickeya aquatica. Protein-coding genes within it:
- a CDS encoding PTS lactose/cellobiose transporter subunit IIA, giving the protein MEWDMEQTVMELLINAGEARSCAMMAIQAARAQDWVAADAQLLASQAAAKAAHQLQTRLIGLDEGEGKVPVNLIMVHAQDHLMTAMLCRDLADEMVQLRKELFGRPHA
- a CDS encoding LacI family DNA-binding transcriptional regulator; protein product: MITMLDVAKHAGVSKATVSRVLNGTGQVKQSTRDAVFNAMEELGYRPNFLARSLAQRSSSSLGLVVSNFDGPYFGRLLRRAAERTETSGKHLIVTDGHDTPEDEQQAVQLLADRRCDAIVLYTRHMSDTALMALLEHASVPIVVINRHLPLAPERCVWFEQQQAVFQLVDYLVQQGHREIACVTGPINTPTARARLAGYRQALAHHRIAYEPLRVIHGDNLVPGGYQAVRELLAHDVGFSALFCSNDDMCIGAMKALSEAGKRLPHEVSLFGFDDIPSAAYLSPALSTVHLPIEEMISAAISQALKLSQGETVSAIAPFTGTLRLRESVSKGPYAR
- the lysA gene encoding diaminopimelate decarboxylase, producing the protein MPHDLNNLSHALNAESLRALPAQFGCPLWAYDAATIVERIGQLRQFDTVRFAQKACSNIHILRLMRQHGVKVDSVSLGEIERALAAGFEPGTDAHEIVFTADVLDDATLQRVHELAIPVNAGSIDMLHQLGTRAPGHPVWLRINPGFGHGHSQKTNTGGENSKHGIWHEHLPQALAAVQQYHLKLVGLHMHIGSGVDYGHLEQVCEAMVQQVVALGQDLDAISAGGGLSIPYRHGGESIDTQHYYGLWNRAREQIAAHLGHPVTLEIEPGRFLVAESGVMIAQVRAVKDMGSRHFVLVDAGFNDLMRPAMYGSYHHITLLAGDGRDLAGVAARETVVAGPLCESGDVFTQQAGGGVETIALPPAQVGDYLVFHDTGAYGASMSSNYNSRPLIAEVLFEQGQPRLIRRRQTLDELLALERV
- a CDS encoding LysR family transcriptional regulator; translated protein: MANISLRHIEIFHAVMTTGNLTEAAALLNTSQPTVSRELARFEHLVQMPLFERIRGRLHPTAQGLQLFEEVQHSYYGLERIINAAQDIRQFRQAPLSVACLPVFSQSLLPEVCQPLLARYPELNLHVIPQESPLLEEWLSAQRHDLGLTENLNTPAGTGRQTLMELNEVCVLPIGHPLAGKTVLTPEDFRDQPFVSLSMTDSYRQLLDQQFEQANVTRRLVLDTHSAASVCAMVRAGVGLSIVNPLTAVDYASSGAVVMRRFSIDVPFTVSLIRPLHRPASALVAQFTEQLLIFAEHFPARLQRWLTASPV
- a CDS encoding ABC transporter ATP-binding protein, with product MAYLDVINLNKHYGPTRVFQDIHFSADEGEFVTLLGPSGCGKSTLLRCLAGLTSVDSGNILLQGRDIVPLSPQQRDIGMVFQNYALFPNMTVEGNVAFGLKMQKLPAREIRARIEEVLVLVELSDYARRYPHQLSGGQCQRVALARSLVTRPRLLLLDEPLSALDARIRRHLREQIRRIQQELNLTTIFVTHDQEEALTLSDRIVLMNKGEIVQNGDAESLYTQPANLFAAGFIGSYNLLSADEAMRLTGGRFSGQVALRPESMQLCAPAQGLAGEIIGHSLLGNVVRYRVRISEIELSVDVLNRSVADLFAVGSRVGVQIDPDALREVA
- a CDS encoding ABC transporter permease, encoding MTRAERRYHLLVVWLVLLILLLPLLATLGYALASEWGATVLPQGLTLRWFTELWRDSRFLLALGHSLLICLGALVFSLLLVLPAMFVIAWAFPKLDGVMNVLILLPFAVPPVVSSVGLLQLYSAPPLALTGTPWILIGCYFTIALPFIYRAIANNMQAINLQELLDAAQLLGASTWQAALWVVLPNLRKGVMVAVLLSFSFLIGEFVFANLLAGTNYETLQVYLYNKRNDSGHFTSALVISYFLVVLLVTWLANALNRTQ
- a CDS encoding ABC transporter permease, with the protein product MKTRWLAALVLLPFLAVFIAFQIAPLVWMAINSFYSETQSAWGLANYQDLLTSPFYLQAMRFSLDISFWSSLYGLIIALAGGYSLQQLGEGRLRRFVMSFANMTSNFAGVPLAFAFVIMLGLNGFMTLLLRQNGLIDGFNLYSRDGLILIYTYFQIPLGVLLLYPAFDGLRSEWQESAALLGASRWRYWWHIGIPVLSPALLGTFVILLANALGAYATIYALTTGNFNVVPVRIAALVSGDISLEPNLGSALSMLLVLLMALITAVHQWLLRRSYLSVAR
- a CDS encoding alkaline phosphatase family protein, with protein sequence MKTILVILDGLSFQVGQEAMGYLQAECAAGRGCLYQLECELPSLSRPLYECILTGVVPVQSGIIHNGVDRLSRERSIFHYARDAGLTTAAAAYHWVSELYNRTPFNAARDRHSVEPSLPIQYGHFYHDDSYPDSHLFEDAESLRLRYQPDFLLIHPMNIDDAGHRHGLSTPQYRNKARMADGYLSHWMPRWLEEGYQVLVTSDHGMNDDRSHGGILPHERQVPLYVFGSAFSLRPDAAVQQTELCGTVCQLLGVAHDKPVSRDLLVKRDREARV
- a CDS encoding ABC transporter substrate-binding protein — protein: MKKLLSSVLISSALFSGMSLAQDLAALEKAARAEGEVNSVGMPDSWANWKDTWNDLSAKYGLKHSDTDMSSAQEIAKFAAEKDNASADIGDVGVAFGPVAVQKGVSQPYKPGTWEQVPEWAKDKEGHWAMAYTGTIAFIVDKQQVKEIPHSWADLQNGKYVVTIGDVGTASQASSGVLAASFALGGSEKNLKPALDFFAKLAKEGRLGLTNPAIANIEKGEVQVGVVWDFNGLNYRDKINKDRFEVLIPSDGSVISGYTTIINKYAKHPNAAKLAREYIFSDAGQINLARGYARPIRAEHITLPEDVKSKLLAQAQYKNARPIADAEAWDKSVKALPRLWQESVIINMKQ